The Tamandua tetradactyla isolate mTamTet1 chromosome 8, mTamTet1.pri, whole genome shotgun sequence genome includes a window with the following:
- the CFAP68 gene encoding cilia- and flagella-associated protein 68 isoform X1 — MEQLSKDISFFPMKTSNTSSYSASNYSSSWKRQSLTYILRNPHCGSLINADGHAEVWTDWNDMSKFFQYGWRCNTNENAYSNRTLIGNWNQERYDLRNIVQPKPLPSQFGHYFETTYDASYNKMPISTHRFKREPHWFPGHQPELDPPQYKCTEKSIYMNSYSKPQIGHHSGYVWDPNNDQFQDPGS; from the exons ATGGAACAACTGAGTAAGGATATCAGTTTCTTTCCTATGAAAACTTCAAACACCTCAAGCTACTCAGCATCAAATTACTCTTCTTCATGGAAG AGACAGTCCCTCACTTATATCCTGAGGAACCCACACTGTGGCAGCCTCATTAATGCAGATGGCCATGCTGAAGTATGGACAGATTGGAATGATATGTCCAAGTTTTTCCAGTATGGATGGAGGTGCAACACTAATGAGAATGCCTATTCAAACCGTACTTTGATAGGCAACTGGAACCAGGAAAGATATGACCTAAGGAATATTGTGCAGCCAAAACCCTTACCTTCCCAG tttggacACTACTTTGAAACAACATATGATGCAAGTTACAACAAAATGCCGATTTCAACCCATC GATTTAAGCGAGAGCCTCACTGGTTCCCAGGACATCAACCTGAACTGGATCCTCCTCAATATAAATGCAcagaaaaatcaatttatatgAATAGCTACTCAAAGCCTCAaattgggcatcactctgggtaTGTGTGGGATCCTAATAATGACCAATTTCAGGATCCAGGATCCTAA
- the CFAP68 gene encoding cilia- and flagella-associated protein 68 isoform X2, with protein MALSHCVCSPKFPQRQSLTYILRNPHCGSLINADGHAEVWTDWNDMSKFFQYGWRCNTNENAYSNRTLIGNWNQERYDLRNIVQPKPLPSQFGHYFETTYDASYNKMPISTHRFKREPHWFPGHQPELDPPQYKCTEKSIYMNSYSKPQIGHHSGYVWDPNNDQFQDPGS; from the exons ATGGCTCTCTCGCACTGTGTGTGCTCTCCGAAATTTCCCCAG AGACAGTCCCTCACTTATATCCTGAGGAACCCACACTGTGGCAGCCTCATTAATGCAGATGGCCATGCTGAAGTATGGACAGATTGGAATGATATGTCCAAGTTTTTCCAGTATGGATGGAGGTGCAACACTAATGAGAATGCCTATTCAAACCGTACTTTGATAGGCAACTGGAACCAGGAAAGATATGACCTAAGGAATATTGTGCAGCCAAAACCCTTACCTTCCCAG tttggacACTACTTTGAAACAACATATGATGCAAGTTACAACAAAATGCCGATTTCAACCCATC GATTTAAGCGAGAGCCTCACTGGTTCCCAGGACATCAACCTGAACTGGATCCTCCTCAATATAAATGCAcagaaaaatcaatttatatgAATAGCTACTCAAAGCCTCAaattgggcatcactctgggtaTGTGTGGGATCCTAATAATGACCAATTTCAGGATCCAGGATCCTAA
- the FDXACB1 gene encoding ferredoxin-fold anticodon-binding domain-containing protein 1: MAPRRLLLVGEGNFSFAAALSETLDPTASLTATSLQRQEDLDRDPFARENLKRLHERGTELRFGVDCTQLADAFELPDRKFDRIYFNFPHCGRKTGVAKNRELLAKFFKSCADVLAEEGEVHVALCRGQGGTPADKPRREWHNSWQVVAMAAQGGLILSDVHPFRCEAVPGYKCTGYKSQDKSFYVEGALNHIFIQSLPIRCSQPRIFRIKLGDQCFFFPEPEALVGKLNRGFLEAASCHPVKHLNEKLIAELGKVFPIKRLKCSFSFLPEGRTSALPSWNHDILSAAFWVSLEDSSHNESLAGGTAQDMEDFVVSFSELSLSKASRGPGRDDKEESPEGMYGQAKVCLKPSLLVHAQAVIQAPDFLPGSLQILSGPVFRKCHILPFTMPAFHETLFILGFNKNLKDSCLQSLLDHLKGILNHLLTYTLMEDSKLSSSVEFVLQPTEKDYAICVKSHNFGPDDAKYLIIGSVTTSASSIIHKDQCFVYVSVNLDLLAMLVWGISDWRMLWTFDNHFLKNFAPGKIEPFKSYSLYPPCYVHDISFWLDEKKDFDELEFHTVARAVSQDTVIAIQFLSRFQLPKTEQVSLCYRLTYQTCDKALTQQQVASMQSQFRKEIQQQLYVTPR, from the exons ATGGCCCCTCGGCGCCTCCTGTTGGTTGGGGAGGGGAATTTCTCCTTTGCCGCTGCTCTCAGCGAGACCTTGGATCCCACAGCTAGTCTTACAGCCACCAGCCTCCAGCGTCAAGAGGACCTGGACCGGGATCCATTCGCCCGGGAAAACTTAAAGCGCCTGCACGAGCGAG GTACAGAACTACGTTTTGGTGTGGACTGCACCCAGCTGGCAGATGCCTTTGAACTGCCCGACAGGAAGTTTGAtcgaatttattttaatttcccgCACTGTGGACGCAAAACTGGAGTGGCTAAGAACAGGGAATTGCTTGCCAAGTTTTTCAAGAG CTGTGCAGATGTTCTTGCGGAGGAAGGAGAAGTCCATGTGGCACTGTGCAGAGGACAAGGTGGGACTCCTGCTGACAAGCCCAGGAGAGAATGGCACAACAGTTGGCAAGTGGTTGCCATGGCAGCTCAagggggcctaattttaagtgatGTGCATCCCTTCAGGTGTGAGGCTGTGCCAGGGTACAAGTGCACTGGATATAA GAGTCAAGACAAGTCCTTTTATGTTGAAGGTGCTTTGAACCATATCTTCATCCAGAGTTTACCCATCAGATGTTCTCAACCCAGAATCTTCAGAATCAAACTGGGTGATCaatgttttttctttccagaaCCAGAAGCACTTGTAGGAAAGTTAAACAG GGGTTTCCTGGAAGCGGCTTCATGTCATCCTGTCAAACACCTAAATGAGAAACTGATTGCTGAATTGGGCAAAGTTTTCCCTATAAAAAGGCTGAAgtgttccttttctttcctgcCAGAGGGACGCACCAGTGCTCTCCCTTCCTGGAACCATGACATTCTATCAGCTGCATTTTGGGTTAGTCTTGAGGACAGTTCACATAATGAGTCCCTGGCTGGTGGAACAGCACAAGATATGGAGGACTTTGTAGTGTCATTTTCAGAACTTAGCCTTTCCAAGGCTTCCAGGGGTCCTGGGAGAGATGATAAGGAAGAATCTCCTGAAGGAATGTATGGCCAGGCCAAGGTTTGCCTTAAACCTTCCCTCCTAGTTCATGCTCAGGCAGTCATTCAAGCACCAGACTTCCTCCCAGGCTCTCTACAGATCCTCAGTGGACCTGTCTTTAGGAAGTGCCATATTTTGCCTTTCACAATGCCAGCATTTCATGAGACCTTATTTATTCTTGGGTTTAATAAAAATCTGAAGGACAGTTGTCTTCAGTCACTGTTGGATCACCTGAAGGGCATTCTCAATCACCTCTTGACCTACACATTGATGGAAGACTCTAAGCTGAGCAGTTCGGTGGAATTTGTCCTTCAACCAACTGAAAAAGATTATGCAATTTGTGTGAAGTCACATAATTTTGGCCCAGATGATGCCAAATACCTGATTATTGGGTCTGTTACCACATCTGCTTCAAGCATTATACACAAAGACCAATGttttgtgtatgtgtctgtgaACTTGGACCTGTTAGCTATGCTTGTCTGGGGTATCTCTGACTGGAGAATGTTATGGACCTTTGATAACCATTTCCTGAAAAATTTTGCCCCTGGAAAAATAGAACCCTTTAAAAGCTATTCCCTGTATCCTCCGTGCTATGTGCATGATATTAGTTTTTGGTTAGATGAGAAGAAAGATTTTGACGAGCTAGAGTTTCACACTGTGGCCCGAGCAGTGTCCCAGGACACTGTCATAGCCATACAATTCCTTAGTCGTTTTCAGCTTCCAAAGACTGAGCAAGTCAGCCTCTGCTATAGATTGACCTACCAGACCTGTGACAAGGCCCTCACCCAACAGCAAGTAGCATCAATGCAATCTCAGTTTAGGAAAGAGATCCAGCAACAACTGTATGTGACACCTCGGTAG